The following nucleotide sequence is from Sphaeramia orbicularis chromosome 24, fSphaOr1.1, whole genome shotgun sequence.
CTTATAGGATGTTTTAGTAAAAATTTTTAACACATATGGAATCATAGTGGATTAATTACAAAGGTCAGGAAACATGCAAGTAGATATAATAGAGAAAAATACTACATCTGGGGTCAGTAAAGTCAAAGGAGGCAGGAGTTAATTTTGGGAGATTTCCTATATTAACATCACATGACAAGACAGAGGACAACAAATATGTGACCATGTGGTAATGAGGCCCAGTGCCATCACATGCAATGAGTTGTGAATGAAATGAGAGCACTGACCTATCAGTTGTAACATCATTTCCAGCTGTGCCTGCTTTCTATCTTATCTGAGACGAGCACAATTTTGCACCAAGCTGTGAGGACACAAGCTCCAAAAGACTACACAACGCTCTGAGGCTCCACTCACGTTCCTGAGGCCCGCTTCAGGACAGTTGAAATGCCACAAAACAATGCTCTCAAAGGCAACCATGGAAATTCTGAGCTTGGTGCTGAAGAATGGCAGTCCATGGCTGTAAAGAATCTCGCTCCAGGCTTTGTTTCACTACAGTGGAGTCCTGGACCTTTAGGCACAGCCATCTCCATCGACTCCCGCTTGGATGTCAAGGATGTGAATGGTGACCAGGCAAAACTGGTCCCAAAGGCTGAGACCAAGCTTTACCATCGTCGCTGGGTCATGCTGTTTCTGTTCAGCTCCGTCTCAGGCAGCAACGCCTTCATGTGGCTTCAATATGGTATCATCAGCAACATATTCATGCAGTTCTACAATGTTGATGCTATGGCCATTGACTGGCTGTCGATGATCTACTTGCTCACGTACATCCCTCTTATCCTACCCGTCTTGTGGCTTCTGGACAACAGAGGCATCCGGGATGTCGTCCTTGTCGGTTCAGCCTTCAACTGTATTGGTGCATGGATCAAAATTGGTAGTGCTAGTCCTCATCTGTTCCCAGTCACCTTTTTTGGCCAGTTTGTGTGCTCGGTGGCTACTGTGTTTGTTCTTGGAATTCCTTCTTATCTTGCTTCAGTGTGGTTTGGAGAGGAAGAGGTTTCCACAGCTTGTTCCATAGGAGTTCTGGGAAATCAGGTTTGTCCGAGTATCTAATGTATGagcatttatttttatatctgcAGCAGGGATCCTTATGTTAAGCCTTGGACTGTTGGACCGCTGTGTGGAGATTATACAAGGCTGGACTGAATGCCAGAGTCACATAGGGGCTCTGGTGTCTTGGTGTGAAAGTCCTGAGGAGATTGTGTTAACTGTTGGATGAATCCTCCTTGTTACACTTTCTCTTGAACACATTGTTCCCAACTGTAAGGTTTTATTTGCTACTTTCACAATGAATTAATGTGACAAACTTCTACACCCATAAAGAAATGATGGTAAAATTAGTTTGTAGAGTTATATGTTGTGGCTAAATCAATTTTCATCAGGTTTCTTAAATGATTTttgcaacaaaaaataaattatttcttAGAACTAACAGTTTTAGATTTTTTAGAACTGCAGATTGTTCATTGAGTTTCAGCCCTTCATTCttcttttcatctcatttttATGGTTTCATGTTTTTGGGATATTACATAGTGAAAACAAGCACATTGAGTACACTAATGCTcagattttgctgttttatgatgcaAGCTGAAGAAAAAATAGTAATTGATGAGAATGATCCTCAGATCAGTGTAAAGATGTGGAAAATCAACAGAGTTAAATGCCACTTTAATTAAAAGGGCATTTTTAGAGGGAAAATAATTCAGCATTTAAGGTAGTTACTTGTAAACTCTGtatatttgtgttgttttcttccaGTTGGGTATCGCCATTGGGTTCCTTGTACCTCCGATCCTGGTGCCGAATGTAGACGACATGGATGAGCTGGCTCACCACATCAGCGTTATGTTCTACATCACAGCAGGCGTGGCTACCTTACTCTTTATCCTTGTTGTCTTCGGTAAGAATAGTCATACAACACATCACTCAGATCTGCTATGTCACCTTGCTGACTACTAACACAGTTATGTGGCAATGATAGTGATGCAAAAGATTTGAGATACAAAGCTCCTGATATACCGACAGACCTTTTTCACTGCAGACATGTCAAGTCATTATAACAACAAATGCTTGTGTAATTCCTTTAAATTCACAGTAAGTGTATTAGTTTCACAGTATTAGTTTGTATATATTGGCTACTGGGGCATGAATTACAATTCCGAAGGAAAAAAAGGTAGTTTTGTGGGTTATTCACAGCTATTTAACCAAATTTCTAAAATAAGGAATACATCTGAAACTCCATGCATGAGCACCTTTAGGGGTAACTGAGGCGTACAGTTTGTACTTTTCACAGTTTCGGCACAGTGATTtgcataaaatgtaaaatgacgGGATTTCACTGCACAGCAAAACCAAGGACTTTTTGTGAATGGATAAAAATGACAGACACCCACATCATTAACATTTTTAGACTTACAGTACTAAAAGAAAGCATGTGGCTTACTCATGTTTGCTTATTTAGAGGATGTCTGTTCTCACTTAAGTAGACTTTGGTAtttctccacacacacacacacatttacaagcTAAAAAAAAGTAGCAAACAATGTTGGAGAAGGAGCACTTTTCGGAATCAAAAGAGGATGTTTTTTAGGATGTTTTCTTTGGTTTGGGACATGCATGTCCTCAGGAAACAACAAagaactccaaggcactctctcaCAAAATGCCTAAATGTACAACAAACATTTCCAAGCCTTTACAACCCAGACTGCACTCTGTTACTCTTTCAGTTAAATAAGAATAACCTCAACATCAAATTGACTTTCTATTTGAGGAAAAAAGACTGACTGTGATGCTGACCACTGCATTAGTGAGCTCTGCCTTCCCTCTCATAAAGAAAACCTTCCTGAAGGCCAAAAGCAGATCCAGACTTGTTCCAACACAGGGGACAAGTCTGGACTGTGTGGATGTGCCTCATGTCATCACTTTCGTCATCATGTTGATTTTGATATGAATCATCTAggccttcttctttttttcctcaggCCAATGGGATTACAGCTTTTAGAAGATTTACAAGATGATGGTTTTAATTTACAACAGATTTCAACTCTGACAAGAAGCACTATTCAGTGGAAGTGCTGACCTGCAGGTCTTCAGCAACACAGATCCCTCCCTGAAGGGTAGAAGGACAAAAAGCTGCTATTGTTGTTCTAGTAAAGTCAGGAGACATGTCACGAGAATGAAAAACCAATTCAGCATACGGACATTGGCAGTGTTATTTCCAAAGGTGTGTTTTAGTTAGGTGTGTAGGTAGGTAGAACAGGAATGTAGAGCTGACACACAGGCTTTAGTTTAGAAAAATGCTGTGAAACAGTCGATTGCAGTATATGTACTAACGAAGTCAATTATTCTTTGCCAATCCCAGTATTTCCCCGTTACATTCTTATGTCAGGAACAGTTTCACACAACGGCTGTTTCCCAAAGTCATGGATCCTTCCTTAGAAGTCACGTTCTTCCTTCATAAACCAGACAAAAGTCCTTCCTACTGATCGACATACACTCATGAACCAGAAATGATCTG
It contains:
- the flvcr2b gene encoding choline/ethanolamine transporter flvcr2b isoform X1, with the protein product MPQNNALKGNHGNSELGAEEWQSMAVKNLAPGFVSLQWSPGPLGTAISIDSRLDVKDVNGDQAKLVPKAETKLYHRRWVMLFLFSSVSGSNAFMWLQYGIISNIFMQFYNVDAMAIDWLSMIYLLTYIPLILPVLWLLDNRGIRDVVLVGSAFNCIGAWIKIGSASPHLFPVTFFGQFVCSVATVFVLGIPSYLASVWFGEEEVSTACSIGVLGNQLGIAIGFLVPPILVPNVDDMDELAHHISVMFYITAGVATLLFILVVFVFQERPKLPPTQAQATARSIPPEQYSYTASILRLLRNKPFILLIITYGLNVGCFYAVGTLLNRMIIEHYPGEEVNAGRIGLTIVIAGMVGSLICGIWLDRTKTYKQTTLAVYFMSLVGMIVYAATLNLGHLWVVFITAGALGFFMTGYLPLGFEFAVELTYPESEGTSSGLLNCSAQVFGIIFTICQGKIIDSFGTLAGNIFLCVFLLIGTIMTGLIRSDLRRQNANLLAKAAAEGQMSAQDYGATALIAQPQTPPPSSQA
- the flvcr2b gene encoding choline/ethanolamine transporter flvcr2b isoform X2, which translates into the protein MPQNNALKGNHGNSELGAEEWQSMAVKNLAPGFVSLQWSPGPLGTAISIDSRLDVKDVNGDQAKLVPKAETKLYHRRWVMLFLFSSVSGSNAFMWLQYGIISNIFMQFYNVDAMAIDWLSMIYLLTYIPLILPVLWLLDNRGIRDVVLVGSAFNCIGAWIKIGSASPHLFPVTFFGQFVCSVATVFVLGIPSYLASVWFGEEEVSTACSIGVLGNQLGIAIGFLVPPILVPNVDDMDELAHHISVMFYITAGVATLLFILVVFVFQERPKLPPTQAQATARSIPPEQYSYTASILRLLRNKPFILLIITYGLNVGCFYAVGTLLNRMIIEHYPGEEVNAGRIGLTIVIAGMVGSLICGIWLDRTKTYKQTTLAVYFMSLVGMIVYAATLNLGHLWVVFITAGALGFFMTGYLPLGFEFAVELTYPESEGTSSGLLNCSAQVFGIIFTICQGKIIDSFGTLAGNIFLCVFLLIGTIMTGLIRSDLRRQNANLLAKAAGPSDCQNGSISAPTVIHEAKL